In a genomic window of Glycine max cultivar Williams 82 chromosome 13, Glycine_max_v4.0, whole genome shotgun sequence:
- the LOC100527554 gene encoding uncharacterized protein LOC100527554 has translation MSSKGKEIAEGSSTTTTATRSSHGGDDHHHHHNQQQQQQQQQLPLSRYESQKRRDWNTFGQYLRNQRPPVALSQCSSNHVLEFLRYLDQFGKTKVHSQGCLFFGQTEPPGPCTCPLRQAWGSLDALIGRLRAAYEENGGLPETNPFASGTIRVYLREVRDSQAKARGIPYKKKKKKRNVIRPNGDTSSSNLPMQ, from the coding sequence ATGTCCAGCAAGGGAAAGGAGATAGCAGAAggatcatcaacaacaacaacagcaacaagaTCCTCTCATGGAGGTGacgatcatcatcatcaccacaatcagcagcagcagcaacaacaacaacagttaCCACTGAGTCGCTATGAGTCTCAGAAGAGAAGGGATTGGAACACTTTTGGACAGTACCTGAGGAACCAAAGGCCTCCAGTGGCACTTTCTCAGTGCAGCTCCAACCATGTTCTTGAGTTCCTTCGCTACTTGGACCAGTTTGGGAAGACCAAAGTGCACTCACAAGGGTGCTTGTTCTTTGGGCAAACTGAGCCGCCAGGACCCTGCACTTGCCCTCTCAGACAAGCTTGGGGGAGCCTTGATGCACTCATTGGAAGATTGAGAGCTGCATATGAAGAAAATGGAGGCCTTCCTGAGACCAATCCTTTTGCAAGTGGCACCATAAGAGTCTATCTTAGAGAGGTGAGAGATTCTCAGGCTAAGGCTAGAGGAATCccttataagaagaaaaagaagaagaggaatgTTATCAGGCCCAACGGAGACACCTCCTCCTCAAACTTGCCTATgcagtaa
- the PEPC7 gene encoding phosphoenolpyruvate carboxylase, whose translation MANRNLEKMASIDAQLRQLAPAKVSEDDKLIEYDALLLDRFLDILQDLHGEDLKETVQEVYELSAEYEGKHDPKKLEELGNLITSLDAGDSILVAKSFSHMLNLANLAEEVQISRRRRNKLKKGDFADENNATTESDIEETLKKLVFGLKKSPQEVFDALKNQTVDLVLTAHPTQSIRRSLLQKHGRIRNCLSQLYAKDITPDDKQELDEALQREIQAAFRTDEIRRTPPTPQDEMRAGMSYFHETIWNGVPRFLRRVDTALNNIGIKERVPYNAPLIQFSSWMGGDRDGNPRVTPEVTRDVCLLARMMAANLYYSQIEDLMFELSMWRCNDELRVRAEELHRSSKKDEVAKHYIEFWKKVPPNEPYRVVLGEVRDRLYQTRERSRHLLSNGYSDIPEEATFTNVEEFLESLELCYRSLCACGDRAIADGSLLDFMRQVSTFGLSLVRLDIRQESDRHTDVLDAITKHLEIGSYQEWSEEKRQEWLLSELSGKRPLFGPDLPQTEEIRDVLDTFHVIAELPPDNFGAYIISMATAPSDVLAVELLQRECHIKHPLRVVPLFEKLADLEAAPAALARLFSIDWYRNRINGKQEVMIGYSDSGKDAGRFSAAWQLYKAQEELINVAKKFGIKLTMFHGRGGTVGRGGGPTHLAILSQPPDTIHGSLRVTVQGEVIEQSFGEQHLCFRTLQRFTAATLEHGMHPPISPKPEWRALMDQMAVIATEEYRSIVFKEPRFVEYFRLATPELEYGRMNIGSRPAKRKPSGGIETLRAIPWIFAWTQTRFHLPVWLGFGAAFKEVIEKNVNNLNMLQEMYNQWPFFRVTLDLVEMVFAKGDPKIAGLNDRLLVSKDLWLFGDQLRNKYEETKKLLLQVAGHKEILEGDPYLKQRLRLRHAPITTLNIVQAYTLKRIRDPNYNVKVRPRISKESAEASKSADELIKLNPTSEYAPGLEDTLILTMKGIAAGMQNTG comes from the exons ATGGCGAACAGGAACCTGGAAAAGATGGCATCCATCGATGCACAGCTTAGGCAATTGGCTCCTGCCAAAGTGAGTGAGGATGACAAACTGATTGAGTATGATGCTCTTCTGTTGGATCGGTtccttgatattcttcaagattTACATGGGGAGGATCTGAAGGAAACA GTCCAAGaagtatatgaactttcagctgAGTATGAAGGAAAGCATGACCCTAAGAAACTGGAAGAACTTGGAAATTTGATAACCAGTTTGGATGCTGGGGACTCTATTCTTGTTGCTAAGTCCTTTTCCCACATGCTTAATTTGGCCAACTTGGCTGAAGAGGTCCAGATTTCTCGCCGCCGAAGAAACAAGTTGAAGAAAGGGGATTTTGCAGATGAGAACAACGCAACTACAGAATCAGACATTGAAGAAACTCTCAAAAAACTTGTATTTGGCTTGAAGAAGTCTCCTCAGGAAGTTTTTGATGCACTGAAAAACCAGACTGTTGATTTGGTTCTTACTGCTCACCCTACTCAATCAATTCGTAGATCTTTGCTTCAAAAGCATGGAAG GATAAGGAATTGTTTATCTCAATTGTATGCCAAAGACATCACTCCTGATGATAAGCAGGAGCTTGATGAGGCTCTACAAAGGGAG ATTCAAGCTGCCTTCCGTACAGATGAAATCAGGAGGACCCCTCCAACACCACAAGATGAGATGAGAGCAGGGATGAGCTACTTCCATGAAACAATTTGGAATGGTGTTCCCAGATTTCTGCGCCGTGTAGACACAGCTTTGAACAATATAGGGATTAAAGAGCGTGTTCCTTATAATGCTCCCCttattcaattttcttcttGGATGGGTGGTGATCGGGATG GTAATCCAAGAGTAACTCCTGAAGTGACAAGGGATGTTTGCTTATTGGCTAGAATGATGGCTGCTAATTTGTATTATTCCCAGATAGAAGATCTTATGTTTGAG CTCTCTATGTGGCGCTGCAATGATGAACTACGCGTTCGTGCAGAAGAACTTCACAGGTCTTCCAAGAAAGATGAAGTTGCAAAGCACTATATAG AATTCTGGAAAAAGGTTCCCCCAAATGAACCATATCGTGTGGTACTTGGTGAAGTAAGGGATAGGCTCTATCAAACTCGCGAGCGTTCTCGCCATTTGCTTTCTAATGGGTACTCTGACATTCCAGAGGAAGCCACTTTCACCAATGTTGAGGAG TTCCTAGAATCTCTTGAACTATGTTATAGATCACTATGTGCTTGTGGTGATAGAGCAATTGCTGATGGAAGCCTTCTTGATTTCATGAGACAAGTCTCTACTTTTGGATTGTCACTAGTGAGGCTTGATATCAGGCAAGAGTCAGATCGTCACACTGATGTGCTGGATGCCATTACCAAACACTTGGAAATTGGCTCATACCAGGAATGGTCTGAAGAGAAAAGACAGGAATGGTTGTTGTCTGAGTTAAGTGGCAAAAGGCCTCTGTTTGGACCTGACCTTCCCCAAACCGAAGAAATTAGAGATGTTTTGGACACATTTCATGTCATAGCAGAACTACCACCAGACAACTTTGGAGCCTATATCATATCAATGGCAACTGCACCATCTGATGTGCTTGCAGTTGAGCTTCTACAACGTGAATGCCACATCAAGCATCCCTTAAGAGTTGTGCCATTGTTTGAGAAGCTAGCTGATCTAGAGGCTGCTCCTGCTGCTTTGGCACGGTTGTTCTCGATAGACTGGTATAGAAATAGGATCAATGGGAAGCAAGAAGTGATGATTGGATACTCAGATTCAGGAAAAGATGCTGGGAGGTTCTCTGCAGCATGGCAGCTATATAAGGCTCAGGAGGAACTTATAAATGTTGCCAAGAAATTTGGAATTAAGCTAACCATGTTCCATGGTCGCGGTGGAACTGTTGGAAGAGGAGGTGGACCTACTCATCTTGCTATTCTGTCTCAACCTCCAGACACAATCCATGGATCACTTCGTGTGACAGTCCAAGGTGAAGTCATTGAGCAATCATTTGGAGAACAACACTTGTGTTTTAGAACACTACAACGTTTCACTGCTGCCACTCTAGAACATGGCATGCACCCCCCGATTTCTCCAAAACCAGAATGGCGTGCTTTGATGGATCAGATGGCTGTCATTGCTACTGAGGAATACCGTTCCATTGTATTCAAGGAACCACGCTTTGTTGAGTATTTCCGCCTG GCTACACCGGAGTTGGAGTATGGAAGGATGAACATTGGAAGTCGACCAGCAAAGAGAAAGCCTAGTGGAGGCATTGAAACACTGCGTGCAATACCTTGGATTTTTGCATGGACTCAGACAAGGTTTCATCTTCCAGTGTGGCTAGGCTTTGGAGCAGCATTTAAAGAAGTCATTGAGAAAAATGTTAACAATCTCAATATGCTGCAAGAGATGTACAATCAATGGCCTTTCTTTAGGGTCACACTTGATTTGGTGGAAATGGTGTTTGCCAAAGGAGATCCGAAAATTGCTGGTCTGAATGATAGGCTCCTTGTTTCAAAGGATCTGTGGCTGTTTGGGGATCAATTGAGGAACAAATATGAAGAAACTAAGAAACTCCTACTTCAG GTGGCTGGACACAAGGAAATTCTTGAAGGGGACCCTTACTTGAAGCAAAGACTCAGGCTTCGTCATGCTCCCATTACCACCCTCAATATTGTCCAAGCTTACACATTGAAACGTATCCGTGATCCTAACTACAATGTGAAGGTGCGCCCCCGCATATCAAAGGAATCTGCAGAGGCAAGCAAATCAGCTGATGAACTTATAAAACTGAACCCAACAAGTGAATATGCTCCTGGTTTAGAAGACACCCTCATTCTCACTATGAAGGGTATTGCTGCTGGCATGCAGAACACTGGTTAA
- the LOC100805094 gene encoding dol-P-Man:Man(6)GlcNAc(2)-PP-Dol alpha-1,2-mannosyltransferase, whose protein sequence is MSLSTVRQRRSEPSDPSPSEPYTKLDKPEKAEEKDEGLGWVFPFVALGLLRYMSATSNIIHDCDEVFNYWEPLHFLLYKSGFQTWEYSSQFALRSYLYLLFHEIVGRPASWLFSEDKVRVFYAVRFFLGLLSVLTDTVLVVALSRKYGKRLATYALAMLCLTSGCFFASTSFLPSSFSMYAISLASGLFLLDKPAAAISVAVIGVILGWPFSILAFLPVTLYSLSRKFKQAFIAAAVTSILLLALSIVMDFYYYGKWTSSVLNLLIYNVAGGGESHLYGTEGPLYYLRNGFNNFNFCFVLALLFLGILPIAKKKYAPDLLIVISPIYIWLGFMSLQPHKEERFLYPVYPLICVAASAVIESFPDLFRSKYNPYDRSIIVTVAKVMRPVVLSLILYASHARTFSLINGYSAPLEVYKILEHHDAENNSVLCVGSEWHRFPSSFFIPDYVGQVRWIDDGFRGLLPIPFNSTLGGTASAPPYFNNKNMASDKQYLHDVDACTFLVELQLERPYLTRGSDLSTWEPIAALPYLDRELSPALYRSFFIPYLWQEKNVFGMYKLLKRRTT, encoded by the exons ATGTCCCTCTCCACCGTGAGGCAGCGGCGCTCGGAGCCGTCTGATCCGTCGCCATCAGAACCGTACACGAAGCTGGACAAGCCCGAGAAAGCGGAGGAGAAAGACGAAGGGTTGGGGTGGGTTTTCCCGTTCGTGGCTCTTGGGTTATTGAGGTACATGAGTGCCACCTCCAACATCATCCACGATTGCGACGAGGTCTTCAATTACTGGGAGCCTCTTCATTTCCTTCTCTACAAATCTGGATTCCAGACATGGGAATACAG TTCACAGTTTGCTCTTCGGTCATATTTGTACcttttatttcatgaaatagTGGGTCGACCAGCTTCATGGTTGTTTAGTGAGGACAAA GTGAGAGTGTTCTATGCTGTGAGATTCTTTCTCGGTCTTCTCTCTGTTTTGACTGATACTGTTCTCGTGGTAGCTCTTTCGAGAAAGTATGGAAAACGACTTGCTACGTATGCCCTTGCTATGCTGTGCTTAACCAGTGGCTGTTTCTTTGCTAGCACTA GTTTCTTGCCGAGTTCGTTTTCTATGTATGCAATATCTCTTGCATCAGGTTTATTTCTTCTGGATAAACCTGCTGCAGCAATTTCTGTTGCTGTTATTGGTGTAATACTTGGCTGGCCATTCTCAATCTTGGCTTTCCTTCCAGTGACACTATATTCTCTATCTAGAAAATTCAAACAGGCATTTATTGCTGCGGCTGTCACATCAATTCTTCTTCTT GCATTGTCAATAGTTATGGACTTTTACTACTATGGAAAATGGACTTCATCTGTCTTgaatcttttaatatataatgtagCTGGAGGCGGTGAAAGCCATCTGTATGGGACTGAAGGGCCTCTTTATTATCTGAGGAATGGATTTAacaatttcaacttttgttttgttcttgCTCTGCTGTTCTTGGGGATTTTGCCTATTGCAAAGAAGAAATATGCACCAGACCTACTGATTGTGATATCACCTATATATATTTGGCTGGGGTTTATGTCTTTGCAGCCACACAAAGAAGAAAG GTTCCTGTATCCAGTATATCCACTTATTTGTGTTGCTGCTTCAGCTGTTATTGAGAGCTTCCCTGATCTTTTCCGTAGCAAATATAATCCATATGATCGCTCTATAATAGTGACA GTTGCCAAAGTTATGAGACCAGTGGTTCTTAGCCTTATACTATATGCCTCTCATGCCCGTACATTTTCTCTGATCAATGGTTACTCCGCTCCCTTAGAGGTTTACAAGATCTTGGAACACCATGATGCAGAAAACA ATTCTGTACTTTGTGTTGGAAGTGAATGGCATCGCTttccatcatcatttttcatccCAGATTATGTGGGACAAGTTCGATGGATTGACGATGGATTCCGAGGTCTTCTTCCCATCCCATTTAATTCTACCCTAGGGGGGACTGCATCAGCACCACCATATTTCAACAATAAAAACATGGCATCAGACAAGCAATAT CTCCATGATGTTGATGCTTGTACTTTCCTTGTCGAGCTGCAGCTAGAGCGGCCTTACCTGACTCGTGGAAGTGACTTGTCAACATGGGAG CCTATTGCTGCATTGCCTTATCTGGACAGGGAGCTTTCACCGGCACTGTATAGGTCCTTTTTCATTCCTTACCTTTGGCAAGAGAAGAATGTTTTTGGAATGTATAAGCTGCTTAAAAGAAGAACCACCTGA